In Erigeron canadensis isolate Cc75 chromosome 7, C_canadensis_v1, whole genome shotgun sequence, one DNA window encodes the following:
- the LOC122606944 gene encoding casein kinase I-like isoform X2: protein MDHVVGGKFKLGRKIGSGSFGELYLGVNLQSGEEVAIKLESVKTKHPQLHYESKVYMLLQGGTGIPNLKWFGVEGEYNVMVIDLLGPSLEDLFNYCNRKFSLKTVLMLADQLINRVEYMHARSFLHRDIKPDNFLMGLGRKANQVYVIDFGLAKKYRDLQTHKHIPYRENKNLTGTARYASVNTHLGVEQSRRDDLESLGYVLMYFLRGSLPWQGLRAGNKKQKYDKISEKKMSTPIEVLCKSYPSEFMSYFQYCRSLRFEDKPDYSYLKRLFRDLFIREGYQFDYIFDWTIMKYPQIGASSRGRLQGGNAGINSGTSAEKPTRTSGAVGAFSRKNSSNGGRHEHSRNKISDIPSSKDVQPDSERIRSSRNGDSSRRAATAGNKPSPSVEALESRLSRHIMSNGARLSTTQRVQPQPVFDTKPSGFSRTAKVGNEDPLRSFEFLSIQK, encoded by the exons GAATCTGTTAAAACGAAGCATCCTCAACTTCATTATGAATCTAAAGTATATATGCTTCTTCAAGGAGGAA CTGGAATTCCGAACCTTAAGTGGTTTGGAGTCGAGGGCGAGTATAATGTCATGGTTATCGACCTTCTTGGGCCAAGCCTCGAAGACCTTTTCAACTACTGTAATAGAAAGTTTAGCTTGAAGACAGTTTTAATGCTTGCAGATCAACTA ATAAACAGAGTTGAGTACATGCATGCCAGGAGTTTTCTTCACCGTGACATCAAACCCGACAATTTTTTAATGGGTCTTGGTCGCAAAGCTAATCAG GTGTACGTCATTGATTTTGGCCTTGCAAAAAAGTATAGAGATCTTCAAACTCATAAACATATACCATACAG GGAAAACAAGAATCTTACAGGCACTGCCCGCTATGCGAGTGTCAACACGCACCTTGGTGTTG AACAAAGTAGACGGGATGATCTTGAATCTCTTGGTTACGTACTTATGTATTTCCTAAGAGGAAG CCTTCCGTGGCAGGGACTCAGAGCAGGAAACAAAAAGCAGAAATATGACAAAATAAGTGAAAAGAAGATGTCAACTCCAATAGAG GTGTTGTGTAAATCATACCCATCAGAGTTCATGTCATACTTCCAATACTGTCGATCATTGAGGTTTGAGGACAAACCCGACTATTCCTATTTGAAGAGGCTTTTCCGGGATCTCTTTATTCGTGAAG GCTATCAGTTTGACTATATATTCGATTGGACCAttatgaagtaccctcaaattGGTGCTAGCTCCAGAGGACGA CTTCAAGGTGGGAATGCAGGTATAAACAGCGGAACATCAGCCGAAAAGCCAACAAGAACCTCGG GTGCAGTAGGAgcattttctagaaaaaattCTTCAAATGGCGGCCGTCATGAACATTCACGAAACAAGATTTCCGATATACCTTCATCAAAGGATGTG CAACCTGATTCTGAAAGAATCCGATCCTCTCGAAATGGGGACTCGTCGAGACGTGCAGCCACCGCAGGCAACAAACCAAGCCCCTCAGTGGAAGCATTAGAAAGCCGGTTATCTCGGCATATCATGTCCAACGGGGCCCGCTTATCGACTACTCAAAGAGTCCAACCACAACCAGTCTTTGACACCAAGCCATCGGGTTTTAGCCGTACTGCAAAAGTCGGCAATGAAGATCCTCTCCGCAGCTTTGAGTTTCTCTCGATTCAGAAGTGA
- the LOC122606944 gene encoding casein kinase I-like isoform X1 — protein sequence MDHVVGGKFKLGRKIGSGSFGELYLGVNLQSGEEVAIKLESVKTKHPQLHYESKVYMLLQGGTGIPNLKWFGVEGEYNVMVIDLLGPSLEDLFNYCNRKFSLKTVLMLADQLINRVEYMHARSFLHRDIKPDNFLMGLGRKANQVYVIDFGLAKKYRDLQTHKHIPYRENKNLTGTARYASVNTHLGVEQSRRDDLESLGYVLMYFLRGSLPWQGLRAGNKKQKYDKISEKKMSTPIEVLCKSYPSEFMSYFQYCRSLRFEDKPDYSYLKRLFRDLFIREGYQFDYIFDWTIMKYPQIGASSRGRLQGGNAGINSGTSAEKPTRTSAGQDIRDKLSGAVGAFSRKNSSNGGRHEHSRNKISDIPSSKDVQPDSERIRSSRNGDSSRRAATAGNKPSPSVEALESRLSRHIMSNGARLSTTQRVQPQPVFDTKPSGFSRTAKVGNEDPLRSFEFLSIQK from the exons GAATCTGTTAAAACGAAGCATCCTCAACTTCATTATGAATCTAAAGTATATATGCTTCTTCAAGGAGGAA CTGGAATTCCGAACCTTAAGTGGTTTGGAGTCGAGGGCGAGTATAATGTCATGGTTATCGACCTTCTTGGGCCAAGCCTCGAAGACCTTTTCAACTACTGTAATAGAAAGTTTAGCTTGAAGACAGTTTTAATGCTTGCAGATCAACTA ATAAACAGAGTTGAGTACATGCATGCCAGGAGTTTTCTTCACCGTGACATCAAACCCGACAATTTTTTAATGGGTCTTGGTCGCAAAGCTAATCAG GTGTACGTCATTGATTTTGGCCTTGCAAAAAAGTATAGAGATCTTCAAACTCATAAACATATACCATACAG GGAAAACAAGAATCTTACAGGCACTGCCCGCTATGCGAGTGTCAACACGCACCTTGGTGTTG AACAAAGTAGACGGGATGATCTTGAATCTCTTGGTTACGTACTTATGTATTTCCTAAGAGGAAG CCTTCCGTGGCAGGGACTCAGAGCAGGAAACAAAAAGCAGAAATATGACAAAATAAGTGAAAAGAAGATGTCAACTCCAATAGAG GTGTTGTGTAAATCATACCCATCAGAGTTCATGTCATACTTCCAATACTGTCGATCATTGAGGTTTGAGGACAAACCCGACTATTCCTATTTGAAGAGGCTTTTCCGGGATCTCTTTATTCGTGAAG GCTATCAGTTTGACTATATATTCGATTGGACCAttatgaagtaccctcaaattGGTGCTAGCTCCAGAGGACGA CTTCAAGGTGGGAATGCAGGTATAAACAGCGGAACATCAGCCGAAAAGCCAACAAGAACCTCGG CTGGTCAAGATATCCGCGATAAATTGTCAGGTGCAGTAGGAgcattttctagaaaaaattCTTCAAATGGCGGCCGTCATGAACATTCACGAAACAAGATTTCCGATATACCTTCATCAAAGGATGTG CAACCTGATTCTGAAAGAATCCGATCCTCTCGAAATGGGGACTCGTCGAGACGTGCAGCCACCGCAGGCAACAAACCAAGCCCCTCAGTGGAAGCATTAGAAAGCCGGTTATCTCGGCATATCATGTCCAACGGGGCCCGCTTATCGACTACTCAAAGAGTCCAACCACAACCAGTCTTTGACACCAAGCCATCGGGTTTTAGCCGTACTGCAAAAGTCGGCAATGAAGATCCTCTCCGCAGCTTTGAGTTTCTCTCGATTCAGAAGTGA